Proteins from one Sabethes cyaneus chromosome 2, idSabCyanKW18_F2, whole genome shotgun sequence genomic window:
- the LOC128733724 gene encoding probable cytochrome P450 9f2 → MVAIDLFTAIAVGAIILLCYHYIARKYLYFLSKPVPCPKLTFLLGNFGRVMFRLKDVVSHLDTLYNAFPDAKISGFHDFVGPVYLLRDPEMIGKIFVKDFEFFTDRTPVLPIDQNNDYSLFVNSLFAMRGQKWRDMRATLSPAFTGSKMRQMFQLVAATAQSLTAFLAAEARKGVKLEYEMKDMFSRFANDVIATVAFGIEMDSVKNRDNEFYLAGRKLVDIFSFSVIIKFFIVQLLPSLGNKLKIDLFDSKLTEYFKSIIEDNMRQRKAQGIVRNDMIHMLMEVRRGTLNHLQEEMDSKDAGFATVQESSVGKSSHSRVWSENELIAQCFLFFFAGFETTSTCMTFLSYEILANPEVQQRLFEEISKTDKSLSGTPLTYEALQKMTYMDMVVSEALRKWPANLHIERYCNKDYLYDDGAGMRFVIEKGRSILVPAVSIQRDPKYYPNPERFDPERFSEENRSSINPATYLPFGVGPRNCIGSRLALMEVKVMMYYLLKDFSLQPIEKTQIPIQVSRKGFSLQSEKGVWLEMQPRDH, encoded by the exons ATGGTTGCAATCGATTTGTTTACAGCGATCGCCGTCGGTGCAATCATTTTGCTGTGCTACCATTACATAGCTCGAAAGTATCTCTACTTTCTGTCAAAGCCAGTGCCATGCCCTAAACTAACTTTCCTGCTGGGAAATTTTGGCCGCGTTATGTTTCGATTGAAGGATGTTGTATCCCATTTGGATACCTTGTACAACGCGTTCCCCGATGCCAA AATTTCAGGATTCCACGACTTTGTTGGTCCGGTGTACCTTTTACGTGATCCGGAGATGATAGGGAAAATATTTGTGaaggattttgaattttttaccgaTCGAACTCCGGTGCTACCGATTGATCAAAACAACGATTACAGTCTATTCGTTAATTCGCTGTTCGCAATGCGTGGTCAGAAATGGCGCGATATGCGTGCCACGCTAAGTCCAGCCTTTACCGGAAGTAAGATGAGACAGATGTTCCAGCTGGTGGCTGCGACGGCACAATCGTTGACTGCATTTTTAGCTGCCGAAGCTCGTAAAGGCGTAAAACTGGAGTACGAAATGAAGGACATGTTTTCCCGATTTGCGAATGATGTCATCGCTACGGTTGCTTTCGGAATCGAAATGGACTCTGTGAAGAATCGTGATAACGAGTTCTATCTGGCTGGTAGAAAGTTGGTTGATATCTTTTCATTTTCGGTTATAATCAAATTCTTTATTGTACAATTGCTACCCTCACTGGGTAACAAGTTGAAAATTGATTTGTTTGATTCAAAACTAACGGAATATTTCAAGTCCATCATCGAGGACAACATGAGACAAAGAAAGGCTCAGGGAATTGTGCGTAACGATATGATTCACATGCTAATGGAAGTACGGCGAGGTACTTTGAATCACCTACAGGAAGAGATGGACTCAAAGGATGCAGGTTTTGCAACGGTGCAAGAATCCAGTGTAGGAAAATCTTCACACTCCCGAGTCTGGTCGGAGAATGAACTGATCGCTCagtgtttcctgtttttcttcgcTGGCTTTGAAACAACCTCTACTTGTATGACATTTTTATCTTATGAGATCTTGGCAAATCCAGAGGTTCAACAGCGTTTGTTCGAGGAAATTTCTAAAACTGATAAATCGCTTAGTGGGACACCATTGACGTACGAAGCACTGCAGAAAATGACGTACATGGACATGGTGGTTTCGGAGGCACTTCGCAAGTGGCCTGCGAATTTGCACATTGAACGATACTGCAATAAGGATTATCTGTACGACGACGGAGCTGGCATGCGATTCGTTATTGAGAAAGGACGATCCATTCTCGTTCCAGCTGTTTCAATTCAGCGGGATCCAAAGTATTATCCGAACCCGGAACGGTTTGATCCGGAGCGTTTTAGTGAGGAAAACCGGTCCAGTATTAATCCTGCTACGTATCTGCCGTTCGGCGTAGGTCCACGAAACTGCATTGGATCGCGATTGGCTCTGATGGAGGTTAAAGTGATGATGTATTATCTTCTGAAGGACTTCAGCTTGCAGCCGATCGAGAAAACACAGATACCGATTCAGGTTTCTAGAAAGGGATTTAGCTTGCAATCGGAAAAGGGTGTTTGGTTGGAGATGCAACCAAGAGATCATTGA